The proteins below are encoded in one region of Bacteroides uniformis:
- a CDS encoding site-specific integrase yields METKRSTYATSFYIKRSAVRNRDGKAPIMVKISVDGDDKAMGTKLFVTPDLWENGKAKGKSAEANEINGQLKEVSARLTNHYHRILREEDFVTAEKLRNAFLGVGVMENCILKDFGNMNREFGAMVEKGQRAKSTYNKYLAVYNHFKTFLWEKKKRTDMAYKELTKEIITDFDKYLRVEKGLSANTLWIYTMPLLSLTDKAWRRGIVRTDPFGEYSLEMQETDRGYLTEEELRTLANAVFVKKQTSLVRDMFLFGCFTGLSYIDIKTLTHDKIQRMDFDGEEWIITRRTKTRVSSNVPLMEIAKELIERYRGLAGGDLVFPMPSNSVCNTHLKQIAKACGIHKEIGFHLSRHTFATTVYLCNGGTIEALSKILGHKHISTTQIYAEVTNRMVSSDFRAISGNLAAMQRSVLEKKDRKQDGKRVRRSLRETA; encoded by the coding sequence ATGGAAACAAAGAGAAGTACGTATGCGACCTCGTTCTACATCAAGAGATCCGCAGTGAGAAACCGGGACGGGAAAGCCCCCATCATGGTGAAAATCTCCGTTGACGGGGATGACAAGGCAATGGGAACCAAGCTGTTCGTCACTCCCGACCTCTGGGAGAACGGCAAGGCTAAAGGCAAGTCTGCCGAGGCAAACGAGATAAACGGGCAGTTGAAGGAGGTTTCCGCCCGGCTCACCAACCACTACCACCGCATCCTCCGGGAAGAGGATTTCGTCACCGCCGAGAAGCTGCGCAACGCCTTCCTCGGTGTCGGCGTGATGGAGAACTGCATCCTCAAAGACTTCGGGAACATGAACCGGGAGTTCGGGGCGATGGTGGAGAAAGGGCAGCGAGCCAAGTCCACCTACAACAAGTATCTGGCTGTTTACAACCATTTCAAGACCTTCCTTTGGGAGAAGAAGAAGCGCACCGACATGGCTTACAAGGAACTGACCAAGGAAATCATCACCGATTTCGACAAGTACCTGCGGGTGGAGAAAGGGCTGAGTGCCAACACCCTCTGGATATACACCATGCCCCTGCTCAGCCTGACCGACAAGGCATGGCGACGTGGAATCGTCCGCACCGACCCCTTCGGCGAGTACAGCCTTGAGATGCAGGAGACCGACCGGGGCTATCTCACGGAAGAGGAGCTGCGCACCTTGGCTAACGCCGTGTTCGTCAAGAAACAGACCAGCCTCGTGCGGGACATGTTCCTCTTCGGGTGTTTCACCGGGCTTAGCTACATTGATATAAAGACGCTCACCCATGACAAGATACAGCGCATGGACTTCGACGGCGAGGAATGGATCATCACCCGGCGCACCAAGACCCGTGTGTCGAGCAACGTCCCCCTCATGGAGATTGCCAAGGAACTGATAGAGAGGTACAGGGGGCTTGCCGGGGGCGACCTTGTCTTCCCCATGCCCAGCAACAGCGTGTGCAACACCCACCTCAAACAGATAGCCAAAGCTTGCGGCATCCACAAGGAGATCGGCTTCCACCTGAGCCGCCACACCTTCGCCACGACCGTCTATCTCTGCAACGGCGGCACCATCGAGGCGCTCTCCAAGATACTCGGGCACAAGCACATTTCCACCACCCAGATCTACGCCGAGGTGACCAACAGGATGGTAAGCTCCGATTTCCGGGCGATCTCCGGCAACCTCGCCGCCATGCAGCGGAGCGTGCTGGAGAAGAAGGACAGGAAACAGGACGGGAAGCGGGTGCGCCGCTCCCTCCGGGAAACGGCTTGA
- a CDS encoding ComF family protein, which yields MDEAVFIAQYTFLATPAVIEEESRILGKIARRLRCEYVIRFEDDGKFYFLLETRSGYEEHFARCGWYIVSQTDFNSRLTIGMGLYESGNLAGFMYRLDSGSEDEARFWNNILVFTFFNDFRKAFFPLDNRFQGFFRLDGSLCLYLYDYCPVRRNDKITFEGKKVSNAVWRFKSGEQTDLFVKLFSIAASRIRAIQENRHRAVLVPVPASTREKHRTRYEAFCRKLSADMGVADGYGAITVAYDRAQYKGTRGNGDRTANLEFHPERFRGKCVLLVDDVLTTGATFIALRRKLIAHGAKFVIGIFLAKTIVFEDERNDLSINDYTIPTTSK from the coding sequence ATGGACGAGGCTGTCTTTATCGCACAATACACCTTCCTTGCCACTCCTGCGGTCATCGAGGAGGAGAGCCGCATCTTGGGCAAGATCGCACGCCGCCTGCGCTGCGAATACGTCATCCGTTTCGAGGACGACGGCAAGTTCTATTTCCTTTTGGAGACCCGTTCCGGCTACGAGGAGCATTTCGCCCGGTGCGGCTGGTACATCGTCAGCCAGACCGACTTCAACAGCCGCCTGACCATCGGCATGGGCTTGTATGAGAGCGGGAACTTGGCGGGATTCATGTACAGGCTCGATTCCGGCAGCGAGGACGAGGCACGTTTCTGGAACAATATCCTTGTATTCACTTTCTTCAATGACTTCCGCAAGGCGTTCTTTCCGCTCGACAACCGCTTTCAGGGATTCTTCCGCTTGGACGGCAGCTTGTGTTTATACCTTTATGACTATTGCCCCGTCCGCCGGAACGACAAGATTACTTTCGAAGGGAAGAAGGTGTCGAACGCCGTCTGGCGTTTCAAGAGCGGTGAGCAGACCGACCTCTTCGTCAAGCTCTTCTCCATCGCCGCCAGCCGCATCCGGGCGATTCAGGAGAACAGGCACCGTGCCGTACTGGTTCCCGTCCCGGCATCCACACGGGAGAAGCACCGCACCCGGTACGAGGCGTTCTGCCGCAAGCTCTCGGCGGACATGGGGGTTGCCGACGGGTACGGGGCGATAACCGTCGCTTATGACAGGGCGCAATACAAGGGCACGCGCGGGAACGGAGACCGCACCGCCAATCTGGAGTTCCACCCCGAACGGTTCAGGGGAAAGTGCGTCTTGCTCGTGGACGACGTGCTTACCACCGGGGCTACTTTCATAGCGCTGCGGCGCAAGCTGATAGCGCATGGGGCAAAGTTCGTCATCGGCATATTCCTTGCCAAGACCATCGTTTTCGAGGACGAGCGGAATGACCTATCCATAAATGACTATACAATTCCAACAACATCGAAGTAG
- a CDS encoding RNA polymerase sigma factor produces the protein MQKENDTLLVAKLREGNKFAFEALYEKYSARLYNTIVLLVYDKSLAKDITQSSFMTIWEKRSNLDTEKSFPAYLCTIARNMVYKETERRLLHNKFVENKLKTEAEAIEEDTMDMDVSIIEKQIEQLLQSLPEVSREVFQLKRAGKLSNKEIASQLDLTERAVEAHFYRTMKLLKEELRKFIMLFLSFYFLNNC, from the coding sequence ATGCAGAAAGAAAATGATACTTTATTGGTAGCCAAGTTGAGAGAAGGCAATAAATTTGCCTTTGAAGCATTGTACGAAAAATACAGTGCCAGGCTGTACAACACCATCGTCCTTCTCGTATATGACAAATCATTAGCCAAAGACATCACCCAAAGCAGCTTCATGACGATATGGGAAAAACGCAGTAATCTGGATACCGAGAAAAGTTTTCCGGCATATCTATGCACCATCGCACGCAACATGGTATACAAAGAAACCGAACGAAGATTATTACACAACAAATTTGTAGAAAACAAGCTGAAAACAGAAGCAGAGGCTATCGAGGAAGATACGATGGATATGGACGTCTCCATCATTGAAAAACAGATAGAGCAACTTCTGCAAAGCCTGCCAGAAGTTTCACGGGAAGTCTTTCAGCTGAAAAGAGCAGGAAAACTGTCCAACAAGGAAATCGCCTCACAGCTAGATTTGACGGAACGTGCCGTAGAGGCTCATTTCTACCGTACTATGAAACTACTGAAAGAAGAATTACGCAAATTCATCATGCTTTTCCTCTCCTTCTACTTTCTAAATAATTGTTAA
- a CDS encoding FecR family protein, producing the protein MDKKDSHIELLDRFFRGLTSPEEDVQLKSWIKRPDFQQKFSAYYQQCWALAPDTMDKAVQNEMFTELLSQIDASSTTETKVLKTRNRFLRQIGRYAAVACIILAVGSGAYYAGVKRPADDANTEVTMSVSNGQKADIILADGTKVYINSDSRIVYDNTYNKKTRMVSLEGEAYFEVAKDKEKPFIVKANGINVQALGTSFNIRAHKDDKSVAVILISGKVKVDDGRHEAYMKPNERLVCNLTNGQFEKSELHPNASYLLWRSNELAFYGESFEEICTMLTRMYNCKFIFKNEKVKQYTYHGIIKNSSLNNVLEYISQAGGINYKIKSDNTIVIY; encoded by the coding sequence ATGGATAAAAAAGACAGTCATATTGAACTTTTGGATCGTTTCTTTCGAGGACTGACCAGCCCTGAAGAAGATGTACAGTTGAAATCATGGATTAAGCGACCGGATTTTCAACAGAAATTTTCCGCATACTATCAGCAATGCTGGGCACTGGCTCCGGACACGATGGACAAAGCCGTACAAAATGAAATGTTCACCGAACTTTTAAGCCAGATAGACGCAAGTTCCACCACGGAAACGAAGGTCCTGAAAACAAGGAACCGTTTCCTGCGTCAGATTGGGCGCTATGCTGCAGTTGCCTGCATCATATTGGCAGTGGGAAGCGGAGCCTATTATGCAGGAGTCAAACGACCGGCCGATGACGCCAATACAGAAGTCACCATGTCCGTATCCAACGGGCAGAAGGCCGACATCATTTTGGCTGACGGCACAAAGGTCTACATCAATTCTGATTCAAGAATTGTATATGACAACACTTACAACAAGAAAACACGTATGGTCTCCCTGGAAGGAGAGGCCTATTTTGAAGTTGCAAAGGACAAGGAAAAGCCTTTCATCGTGAAAGCAAATGGCATCAATGTACAAGCGTTAGGTACAAGCTTCAATATACGTGCACATAAAGACGATAAATCAGTAGCTGTAATCCTGATAAGTGGAAAGGTTAAAGTAGACGACGGCAGACACGAGGCATATATGAAGCCAAACGAAAGGCTCGTTTGCAACCTGACCAATGGACAGTTCGAAAAAAGCGAGCTTCATCCTAATGCAAGTTATTTGCTATGGAGAAGCAATGAACTAGCGTTCTACGGTGAATCTTTTGAAGAAATTTGTACCATGCTTACACGAATGTATAATTGCAAATTTATATTCAAAAACGAGAAAGTAAAACAATATACTTATCACGGCATCATCAAGAATAGCAGTTTGAATAATGTATTAGAATACATCAGCCAAGCTGGCGGCATTAATTACAAAATAAAATCTGATAATACGATCGTAATATATTAG
- a CDS encoding helix-turn-helix domain-containing protein: MEIVSIERKTFEEMKERFGCFSQHVRELCARYRPPEKMNWMDGADVCEKLGISKRTLQTYRDRGLLPYSQINHKIYYRTEDVEAFVEAMSREMTEDE, from the coding sequence ATGGAAATAGTAAGCATCGAGAGAAAGACCTTCGAGGAGATGAAGGAACGGTTCGGCTGCTTTTCGCAGCACGTGAGGGAGCTTTGCGCCCGCTACCGTCCGCCCGAAAAGATGAACTGGATGGACGGGGCGGACGTGTGCGAGAAATTAGGCATCAGCAAGCGGACGTTGCAGACCTACCGTGACCGGGGGCTGCTGCCGTACAGCCAGATCAACCACAAGATTTACTACCGGACGGAGGACGTGGAGGCGTTCGTGGAAGCCATGAGCCGGGAAATGACGGAGGACGAGTGA
- a CDS encoding helix-turn-helix domain-containing protein: protein MEVITRDTEEVRAYFEALEEGMRYLDTVTAHFRPAMNGEVYLTGEDVCRLLHITPRTLQDYRTQRLIPYISLPGKTLYRQSDLLRMLEENYVDMRPKRKRGKTPT from the coding sequence ATGGAAGTGATCACAAGGGACACGGAAGAGGTACGGGCGTACTTCGAGGCACTGGAGGAAGGCATGAGGTACCTTGACACGGTAACGGCGCACTTCCGCCCGGCGATGAACGGCGAGGTCTATCTTACGGGCGAGGATGTGTGCAGGCTGCTGCACATCACGCCGAGAACGTTGCAGGACTACCGCACGCAACGGCTGATCCCCTACATATCGCTGCCGGGCAAGACGCTCTACCGCCAGTCGGACCTGCTGCGTATGCTGGAGGAGAACTACGTGGACATGCGCCCAAAGCGCAAACGGGGGAAAACTCCAACATAA